ACAGCGTGAGCGACAAGACCGCGACGACGCCCAGGAACGATTGGAGAAGGAGAAGGGAGGCATTGGCCGACGCCAGGACGAAAGGCCCCAGGCCAAGCTCGGTGCCCCACACGGTGACCGCCGAGAGCCCGACCACCGCCGTGGCGGCGGCACGCTGGCCAAAGCGGTACGCCACCCAGACCACGACCGGGATCCAGAACCACTCGATCGGCGCGTTCTTCTGACCGATGCCGCCGAAGAAAGCGGCCGCGGTCGCGATGAGGAGGACTCCGACGCAGGTCGCCTCGACGAGCCGGCGGGGCGGAAGAGGACGCGCTCCCGCTATCCAGAGCAGGAGGGGCGGGGCGATCACGAGGTCGCCGATCCCAGGTCGTCCAGATCGCGCCGTAATCCGACCAATGTGCGAAGCCGGCGATCGAAAGGGTGGTGGCCCCCACGGTCGCGCTCACGATCGTGCTCAAGCCCGCCGCCAACCCGATGAACTTGAGAATGTCCCGCGGGCGCGAGAGCGCCTCCTTCCCGCCCGCGAAGCGATTGGCCAGCCACGCGCCTACCAGCCCCTCGAGCGTGTTCCCGGCGGCGATTCCCGCGGATGTGGCGAGCGAGCCCGCCGTCGTTGCGTTCGCCAGGAAGGCCCCGAGCGCGATCCCCGGCCAGACGCGGTTCCCGAACAGAAGAAAGGCTGCGAGGGCGATTCCGGCCGGCGGCCACACCGCTGACGCGCTGGGGTGGACGATTGCGAGGCTCAGCCCCAGCTTCGCGGCGGCGAAATAGAATGCGGCGAGGACCAGGTTCAGCCCCGCCGAATGCCACACCGATTCAGCTCCGGTGCCTAGGCGCGCTCGGTCGCTTTTCAGAAGTTCGCGCATGCAAATCCCTCGATCACGGTTCCAGAGACTCCGGGCGCCAGCCGAGCCTCTTCATTTTTTTGTAGAGGTGGCTACGCTCCAGCCCCAATCGGCTGGCCGCCTTGGTCATGGTGCCCTCGGCCAGGATAGCTGCCTCGATTTGCTTTTTCTCGAACTCCCGCACCGCCTCGCTCAGACGCGGCCGTTCGGCCACCGTGCCTTCCGCGCGGGGGAGCGCGGCATGAACCTGCTCGTGATCGACCGAAGTGCCTGGGGTCATGATGATCAGCCGCTCCACCAGGTTTCGCAGCTCGCGGACGTTGCCGGGGAAGGAGTATCGGCGAAGGGTGTCGAGCGCGCTCGGCGTAAACCGCTTCTGCTTCCCGTTCGTCTCCTTCGCGATCTGAGTCGCGAAATGCTCGAGCAAGAGCGGGATATCCTCGGGACGCTGGCGAAGGGGGGGGACAGTGATCGGAATGACGGCGAGCCGGAAGTAAAGATCTTCACGAAATTGGTTGGATTGGATCCGCTCAGCGAGATCGCGATTCGTGGCCGCGATGACGCGCACGTCGACGCGGATCGTCCTGTTTCCTCCGACCCGGAAGAATTCGGCCTCCTCCAGAACGCGAAGGAGCTTTGTCTGCGCCCGCGGGCTCAGGTCGCCGACCTCGTCCAGGAAGAGCGTCCCGCCGTGCGCCTCCTCGAACCGGCCCCGGCGCGCCTGCGTCGCCCCGGTAAAGGCGCCCCTCTCGTGACCGAACAGCTCCGATTCGATCAGCTCCTCCGGGATTGCGGAGCAGTTGACGGCGACGAACGGCCGCTCCCGCCTCGCGCCCGAGGCGTGGAGCGCCCGGGCAACCAGCTCCTTGCCCGTGCCGTTCTCTCCCTGAATGAGAACCCGGGCCGCGCTCTGTCCGGCGAGCTGAACCTCGCGCAGAAGTTTCTGCACCGCCGGCGAGGCGCCCACGATCGGATGCATCCAGGGCTGCCTCAGGCGGCTGTTCTCGTTCCGGAGCGCGAGCGTCGTGGAGGCATTGCGGAGCAGGACGAGAAGGCGCTCCAGCGAGATCGGTTTTTCCAGGAAGTCGAACGCGCCGAGTTTGGTCGCCTTCACCGCGACGTCGATCGTCGAGTGACCCGACATCATGATGACCGCGGTTTCCGGCGAGCCGGCCGTGATCTCGGCGAGGAGATCGAGCCCGCTCTCCTCCGGGAACCAGACATCCAGGAGCACGAAGTCGTAGGCGTCGCGGAGCTTTGTTCGCCCTTCGGCCACCGATGCCGCGGAATCGGCCTGAAACCCCTCGCGGCCCAGGGCTCCCTCGAGGCTCTTCCGGATGTTGGCCTCATCGTCCACGATCAACACGGATGGCATCGCGCTAGGCCCTCCGCTCGAGGGGCAGTCGCATCCGAAACGTCGTGCCCGTTCCCGCGCCGGAGTCGACGGTGATCGCGCCCCGGTGCTCGTTCACGATCCGCTCCACGATCGTGAGGCCCAGGCCGCTCCCATGGCTCTTCGTGGTGAACCCTGGCTGGAAGGGCTGCGCCCGCTGCTGCGCGCTCAAGCCGGGTCCCGTGTCGGAAACGGATAGCTCCGCCCGATCTCCTTGAGCGGCGGCCGTGACCACGACCTCGCCCGATCCGTCCACCGCCTCCAGTCCGTTCTTGATCAGGTTGATGAGAGCCTGCCGGATCTGTCCCGCGTCGGCGGAGATCGTGATCTCCCGCGCGGGAGGTGAGAATCGCAAACGGCCGTCAGTGACGTCGCGATTGTAGAGGGCGGCCAGATCCGCCAAGAGCGCCGAGACCCGGCACGGCGCGAACGCCGGGGCGGGAAGCCGGGCGAAGTCGGAGAACTCCTGAAGCAGGTGCTTCAGCGTCTCCACCTCATCCGAGATCGTTCGGACCGCCTGGTCGAGGATCTCGGGGAAGTCGGCCCTCTGGCTTTCGTAGCTCCGCTTGAGGTCGGCGATGGAGACCGCGATCGGAGTCAGCGGATTCTTGACCTCATGCGCGACCTTGCGGGCCATCTGGCTCCAGGCCGCATGGCGCTCGCTCGTGACGAGCTTGTCCCGGTAGGTCGTCAGGTCCAGGCGCATCCGGTCGAGGGCCTGGACGAGCGTTTGCAGCTCGGACACGCTCTCGAATTTCAGCGGCTCATCCCATTCGCCCTGCGCGAGCTTGTGGGAGTAATTCGCGAGACGCTCCACCGGCCGTGATATCTGGGACGACCAAAGCGTGCCGAGGAGGATCGCGATCCCGAGTCCCAAGAGCCCCAAGGACGCCGAGGTCCACTGGAGGGTTGCGATGGTCTGGTCGGCCGAGGCGGTCGAGACGAGGCCTGTGACGATCGCGGGCGATGGGCCGCCGATTTTCAACATGACGCTCCGGCTCATGTAGGCCCGGCCCCCCAAACGAACGCGCTCGATGCCTGCTCGTGCCGGGAGCGTTTCTGCATCCGCGGAGTCGATCGTCGCCGCCGCAAGTCGGCCGGACCCGTCGTGGATTGCCAGCTCCATGCCGCCGGTCTGCTTGAGTCGGGCCAGGAAGGCCGCGTCGAGGAAGAGTCCTCCGGACACGGCGCCGACCGCTTTGCCTTCATACCGGATGGGCGCGTCCAGCGACATCGCGAGCGGCGGTGAGGCCGAAGGGGAAGCCGAACCGTCGCCGATGACGGCCCCAGCCTCATTCGATATTCGGAGAAAGTCGAGCCCGAGCAGGGATTGCCGCTCGGCGACGTAGTCGTTGAGATCCCGGCTGCCCGAAGGCTGCAGGAGGTAGAGCCG
This portion of the Candidatus Eisenbacteria bacterium genome encodes:
- a CDS encoding sigma-54-dependent Fis family transcriptional regulator translates to MPSVLIVDDEANIRKSLEGALGREGFQADSAASVAEGRTKLRDAYDFVLLDVWFPEESGLDLLAEITAGSPETAVIMMSGHSTIDVAVKATKLGAFDFLEKPISLERLLVLLRNASTTLALRNENSRLRQPWMHPIVGASPAVQKLLREVQLAGQSAARVLIQGENGTGKELVARALHASGARRERPFVAVNCSAIPEELIESELFGHERGAFTGATQARRGRFEEAHGGTLFLDEVGDLSPRAQTKLLRVLEEAEFFRVGGNRTIRVDVRVIAATNRDLAERIQSNQFREDLYFRLAVIPITVPPLRQRPEDIPLLLEHFATQIAKETNGKQKRFTPSALDTLRRYSFPGNVRELRNLVERLIIMTPGTSVDHEQVHAALPRAEGTVAERPRLSEAVREFEKKQIEAAILAEGTMTKAASRLGLERSHLYKKMKRLGWRPESLEP
- a CDS encoding HAMP domain-containing protein; the protein is MKSLRARLIAGSALVALVPLAVAMYLLSQRVESMVRTQAAERLNAALGGLQTELDLDRARIDEQLQILAKDATLKRLYLLQPSGSRDLNDYVAERQSLLGLDFLRISNEAGAVIGDGSASPSASPPLAMSLDAPIRYEGKAVGAVSGGLFLDAAFLARLKQTGGMELAIHDGSGRLAAATIDSADAETLPARAGIERVRLGGRAYMSRSVMLKIGGPSPAIVTGLVSTASADQTIATLQWTSASLGLLGLGIAILLGTLWSSQISRPVERLANYSHKLAQGEWDEPLKFESVSELQTLVQALDRMRLDLTTYRDKLVTSERHAAWSQMARKVAHEVKNPLTPIAVSIADLKRSYESQRADFPEILDQAVRTISDEVETLKHLLQEFSDFARLPAPAFAPCRVSALLADLAALYNRDVTDGRLRFSPPAREITISADAGQIRQALINLIKNGLEAVDGSGEVVVTAAAQGDRAELSVSDTGPGLSAQQRAQPFQPGFTTKSHGSGLGLTIVERIVNEHRGAITVDSGAGTGTTFRMRLPLERRA